The Thermococcus sp. genome includes a region encoding these proteins:
- the mobB gene encoding molybdopterin-guanine dinucleotide biosynthesis protein B, with translation MRAVAFVGFKKSGKTTTVEAVARVLKEHGYRVVIAKSMHADFDREGTDTWRFSHVVDSVLVRANDTDALLFRARDINALFSMVNADFILLEGFKSIKHVPKVICAGSEEDVKELNDGLAIAVSGVIASSGMENIDGLPVVDATKEPERLVDIVEKRAFMLPNIDCGMCGFTCGEMARMIVAGEKTLKDCVVLSSKPKVTVKIDGQVLPMKDWVQDLVEKTVKGMLSAMKGYREGEKIEIVIRSD, from the coding sequence ATGAGGGCCGTTGCCTTCGTTGGCTTCAAGAAAAGTGGAAAAACGACGACGGTAGAGGCCGTCGCCAGAGTCCTGAAGGAGCACGGTTACCGTGTGGTGATAGCTAAGAGTATGCACGCCGACTTCGACAGGGAAGGAACGGACACCTGGCGTTTTTCCCATGTGGTCGATTCGGTTCTTGTGAGGGCAAACGATACAGATGCGCTTCTCTTTAGGGCGAGGGACATAAATGCGCTCTTTTCAATGGTCAATGCTGACTTCATTCTACTTGAGGGTTTCAAATCGATAAAGCACGTCCCCAAGGTGATATGTGCGGGGAGCGAGGAGGATGTGAAGGAGCTGAACGATGGACTGGCGATAGCAGTGAGCGGAGTCATAGCATCCTCTGGTATGGAAAATATTGACGGCCTGCCGGTTGTAGATGCCACAAAGGAGCCCGAGAGGCTTGTGGACATCGTGGAGAAGCGCGCCTTTATGCTCCCGAACATAGACTGCGGCATGTGCGGCTTCACCTGTGGGGAGATGGCTAGGATGATAGTTGCTGGAGAGAAGACTCTAAAGGACTGCGTTGTTCTCAGTTCAAAGCCCAAAGTAACGGTCAAAATCGACGGCCAGGTTCTCCCGATGAAGGACTGGGTGCAGGATCTGGTCGAGAAGACTGTTAAGGGTATGCTCTCGGCCATGAAGGGCTACCGTGAGGGGGAGAAGATTGAGATTGTGATACGGAGTGATTAA
- a CDS encoding LSm family protein: MGEKQYLLDRTLESWKGKRVALSVSNEHSFTGILEDFDEEVILLRDIVDIAGNRAKGLVVKIEDMNWLMLL; this comes from the coding sequence ATGGGTGAAAAGCAGTACCTCCTCGACAGGACGCTTGAAAGCTGGAAGGGAAAGCGCGTTGCCCTCTCTGTCAGCAACGAGCACTCGTTCACCGGAATCCTCGAGGACTTCGACGAGGAGGTTATCCTACTGAGGGACATTGTGGACATAGCCGGGAACCGGGCGAAGGGGCTTGTGGTTAAAATCGAGGACATGAACTGGTTAATGCTCCTCTGA